A single Streptomyces sp. Edi2 DNA region contains:
- a CDS encoding lipopolysaccharide biosynthesis protein: MSDTTTKAEEHAKPEPRGGGGRALRLPGRGGGSPLFRNAYALMLNTGVSGLLGLGFWLVAARYYTESAVGQGSAAIAAMKLLAGLTAVTLTGALARFLPVSGRSTGRLVLRTYAVSSAVVAAAAAVFLLTLGLWGPSYRFLHGPLNGLGFLLAVVAWSLLTLQDGVLTGLRSALWVPLGNLSFSTVKLGLLVVFAAALPTAGVFVSWAAAIAVSVIPLGWLMFRRLVPRHVRATHHTARPPSLREMGRFLAGDSTGSLFSLAVVYLVPVLVASQVSAADNAYFYITTTIGGTVNLLALNMGASLTVEGAHDPAQLAHHTRAALRRMARIMLPVCAVLFAGAPHILGIFGPGYAEAATPLLRWFAVGAVLRVVMEVHFAVLRAQSRTSGLAALQGLLCVLVLGLTLVLLPRMGLTGAGVAEISSLAVIVAIAGVRLSRVLRGTVPAPATRTPAGGPAAPDGVAADLSVHGDLGDAVRGDRAQGEPAVTTVPDSLPGDGPPGRRAPLVRLRSRPDLAVWALLATALALFWLPLRGMGDTALDRMDGLGLISVLPVATLAGVALLVAAFGAALSLARPRRALLAAVLLLTVVALHALPAVLETEPRFPTAWQHLGFLDYLGRTGTAVPDLDARWSWPGFFAAVQFVAGACGVTDFTEVLRWWPLTVQLLYLAPLFLLLRAVRASWRAKWCALWLFALCGWVGQDYFSPQGFTYLLYLAFVAILLVWFRDPRPTWGRRRPGEAEVRPAGRGQLVTLLGVLIALFTASVAGHQLTPFVMLGVLTFLVLARRSSLYGLPLLCGVLVLAWIGFLAEPYWSGHFDELFGGLGGIGGNVASSVTDRIGGGDPTHKLVLYTRVALAGGVLALACWGVLRRRRAGFTERALPVLAFAPFLAFGMQSYGGEMALRVFLFALPGAAVLAALALFPRETGARRGLGPLAALLTGLLLAFGFLVARWGNEPFERVRPGEVAAMDYVYAHDRPTARLLWLSSDPVNSVTPAMPWGAKDMERVQYAPVLAPRDPDRVGPVVTALRDAGPQSYLIVNHAQSESLRLDSGYRKDWEARLRAALDRRPELRRVLSRPQAAVYELTRRPAGEVPPPRPGRAGPQVTWTPWSVLGALAALALLVVLAAREVLRVAVFPGVRQLHWIQGMFWFSLPLLVVFLASLVQRFLTMS, encoded by the coding sequence GTGTCTGACACCACCACCAAGGCCGAGGAGCATGCGAAACCGGAGCCCCGGGGAGGCGGCGGCCGCGCGCTCCGGCTCCCCGGGCGGGGCGGCGGAAGTCCGCTGTTCCGCAACGCCTATGCGCTGATGCTCAACACCGGCGTCTCCGGGCTGCTCGGTCTGGGGTTCTGGCTGGTCGCGGCCCGTTACTACACGGAGTCCGCGGTCGGCCAGGGCTCGGCGGCCATCGCCGCGATGAAGCTGCTGGCCGGGCTGACGGCGGTGACCCTGACCGGCGCGCTGGCCCGCTTCCTCCCGGTCTCCGGGCGGAGCACCGGCCGGCTGGTACTGCGGACCTACGCGGTCAGTTCGGCCGTGGTGGCCGCCGCCGCGGCCGTCTTCCTGCTCACCCTCGGCCTCTGGGGGCCCTCCTACCGCTTTCTGCACGGCCCGCTGAACGGCCTCGGCTTCCTGCTGGCCGTGGTCGCCTGGTCGTTGCTCACCCTGCAGGACGGGGTGCTGACCGGGCTGCGCAGCGCCCTGTGGGTGCCGTTGGGCAACCTCTCCTTCTCCACGGTGAAGCTCGGGCTGCTGGTGGTCTTCGCCGCGGCGCTGCCCACCGCCGGGGTCTTCGTCTCCTGGGCCGCGGCGATCGCGGTATCGGTGATTCCGCTGGGCTGGCTGATGTTCCGGCGGCTGGTACCCCGGCACGTACGGGCCACGCACCACACCGCACGGCCGCCGTCGCTCCGGGAGATGGGCCGCTTCCTGGCCGGCGACTCCACCGGGTCGCTGTTCTCGCTCGCCGTGGTCTATCTCGTGCCGGTCCTGGTGGCCTCGCAGGTCAGCGCGGCCGACAATGCGTACTTCTACATCACCACCACCATCGGCGGCACGGTCAATCTGCTCGCCCTCAACATGGGCGCCTCGCTGACCGTCGAGGGGGCGCACGATCCGGCGCAGCTGGCCCACCACACGCGGGCCGCGCTGCGGCGGATGGCCCGCATCATGCTCCCGGTCTGTGCCGTCCTGTTCGCCGGCGCTCCCCATATTCTGGGGATCTTCGGCCCGGGGTACGCGGAGGCGGCCACGCCGCTGCTGCGCTGGTTCGCGGTGGGGGCGGTGCTGCGGGTCGTGATGGAGGTCCATTTCGCGGTGCTGCGTGCCCAGAGCCGTACGTCCGGACTGGCCGCGCTGCAGGGCCTGTTGTGTGTGCTGGTGCTCGGGCTGACACTGGTGCTGCTGCCGCGGATGGGGCTGACCGGCGCCGGTGTCGCCGAGATCTCCAGCCTGGCGGTGATCGTCGCGATCGCCGGGGTCCGGCTGAGCCGGGTACTGCGCGGGACGGTGCCCGCGCCGGCCACCCGCACACCGGCGGGCGGCCCCGCCGCCCCCGACGGGGTTGCGGCGGACCTGTCCGTCCACGGGGACCTGGGGGATGCGGTGCGAGGGGACCGGGCGCAGGGCGAGCCGGCGGTCACCACCGTGCCCGACTCGCTGCCCGGGGACGGTCCGCCGGGCCGCCGCGCCCCCCTCGTACGCCTCCGAAGCCGCCCCGACCTCGCCGTCTGGGCGCTGCTGGCCACCGCGCTCGCGCTGTTCTGGCTGCCGCTGCGCGGGATGGGCGACACCGCGCTGGACCGGATGGACGGGCTCGGGCTGATCTCGGTGCTGCCCGTGGCGACGCTCGCCGGGGTCGCCTTGCTGGTGGCGGCCTTCGGCGCGGCGTTGTCGCTCGCCCGGCCGCGGCGGGCGCTGCTCGCCGCGGTGCTGCTGCTGACGGTGGTGGCGCTGCATGCGCTGCCGGCCGTACTGGAGACCGAGCCGCGCTTCCCGACGGCCTGGCAGCATCTGGGATTCCTGGACTACCTCGGCAGAACCGGCACCGCGGTACCGGACCTGGACGCCCGCTGGAGCTGGCCCGGCTTCTTCGCCGCGGTGCAGTTCGTCGCCGGGGCCTGCGGGGTCACGGACTTCACCGAAGTGCTGCGCTGGTGGCCGCTGACCGTACAGCTCCTCTACCTGGCGCCGCTGTTCCTCCTCCTGCGGGCGGTGCGGGCGAGCTGGCGGGCGAAGTGGTGTGCCCTGTGGCTGTTCGCGCTGTGCGGCTGGGTCGGCCAGGACTACTTCTCCCCGCAGGGGTTCACCTACCTCCTCTACCTGGCCTTTGTGGCGATCCTGCTGGTGTGGTTCCGCGACCCCCGTCCGACGTGGGGCCGGCGCCGGCCGGGCGAGGCGGAGGTGCGGCCGGCCGGCCGCGGTCAGCTGGTGACGCTGCTCGGCGTGCTGATCGCCCTGTTCACGGCGTCGGTGGCGGGCCATCAGCTCACCCCGTTCGTGATGCTCGGTGTGCTGACCTTCCTGGTGCTCGCCCGCCGCTCCAGCCTCTACGGTCTGCCGCTGCTGTGCGGCGTCCTGGTCCTGGCCTGGATCGGGTTCCTGGCGGAGCCCTACTGGTCGGGCCACTTCGACGAGCTGTTCGGCGGGCTCGGCGGCATCGGCGGCAATGTCGCCTCGTCCGTCACCGACCGGATCGGGGGCGGCGATCCCACCCACAAGCTGGTGCTCTACACCCGGGTGGCACTGGCGGGCGGGGTACTCGCGCTGGCCTGCTGGGGAGTGCTGCGACGGCGGCGGGCGGGCTTCACCGAACGCGCGCTGCCGGTGCTGGCCTTCGCGCCCTTCCTGGCGTTCGGGATGCAGTCCTACGGCGGCGAAATGGCGCTCCGGGTCTTTCTGTTCGCGCTGCCCGGCGCCGCGGTGCTGGCCGCGCTGGCGCTGTTCCCGCGCGAGACCGGCGCCCGGCGCGGTCTTGGTCCGCTCGCCGCGCTGCTGACGGGCCTGCTGCTGGCCTTCGGCTTCCTCGTCGCCCGCTGGGGCAACGAGCCGTTCGAGCGGGTCCGGCCGGGCGAGGTCGCGGCGATGGACTACGTCTATGCGCACGACCGGCCGACCGCGCGGCTGCTGTGGCTGAGCAGTGACCCGGTCAACAGCGTCACCCCGGCGATGCCCTGGGGCGCCAAGGACATGGAGCGGGTGCAGTACGCACCGGTCCTGGCGCCCCGCGATCCGGACCGGGTGGGCCCGGTCGTGACCGCCCTGCGGGACGCGGGGCCGCAGTCGTACCTCATCGTCAACCATGCCCAGTCGGAGTCGCTGCGGCTGGATTCCGGGTACCGCAAGGACTGGGAGGCCCGGCTGCGCGCCGCCCTGGACCGGCGCCCCGAGCTGCGGCGGGTGCTGTCCCGTCCGCAGGCGGCGGTGTACGAGCTGACGCGGCGCCCGGCGGGCGAGGTCCCGCCGCCCCGGCCCGGCAGGGCGGGCCCGCAGGTGACCTGGACGCCGTGGTCGGTGCTCGGTGCGCTGGCGGCGCTCGCGCTGCTCGTGGTGCTGGCGGCCCGCGAGGTACTGCGGGTCGCGGTCTTCCCCGGTGTGCGTCAACTGCACTGGATCCAGGGGATGTTCTGGTTCTCGCTGCCGCTGCTGGTGGTGTTCCTGGCGTCGCTGGTGCAGCGGTTCCTGACGATGTCGTGA
- a CDS encoding glycosyltransferase family 2 protein, which produces MSSFLRPADAEEPPLTLLPDQAVYRPVSSHLAIAPPVSVVIPAMNEAENLPYVFKTLPDWIHEVILVDGNSTDDTVQVARDLWPDVTVVPQRGKGKGDALISGFAACTGEIIVMIDADGSADGGEIVSYVSALVSGADFAKGSRFANGGGTDDMTPVRKLGNRVLTAVVNTKFGARYTDLCYGYNAFWRHCLDEIALDCAGFEVETLMNIRVVKAGLRVQEIPSHEYNRIHGVSNLRAVRDGLRVLRVILSERSSRRNRAARPALITGNVR; this is translated from the coding sequence ATGAGCTCGTTCCTTCGCCCGGCCGACGCGGAAGAACCGCCGCTGACGCTGCTGCCGGACCAGGCCGTCTACCGTCCCGTTTCCTCGCATCTGGCCATTGCTCCACCGGTCAGTGTCGTCATCCCGGCGATGAATGAAGCGGAAAATCTCCCGTATGTCTTCAAGACCCTGCCGGACTGGATCCATGAAGTGATCCTGGTCGACGGGAATTCCACCGATGACACCGTTCAGGTCGCCCGTGACCTGTGGCCGGACGTCACGGTCGTACCGCAGCGCGGCAAGGGCAAGGGTGACGCGCTGATCAGCGGTTTCGCGGCCTGCACCGGCGAGATCATCGTGATGATCGACGCGGACGGGTCGGCCGACGGCGGCGAGATCGTCAGCTATGTCTCGGCACTGGTCTCCGGGGCCGACTTCGCCAAGGGCTCGCGGTTCGCCAACGGCGGCGGCACGGACGACATGACGCCCGTACGCAAGCTCGGCAACCGCGTACTGACCGCCGTGGTCAACACCAAGTTCGGCGCCCGGTACACCGATCTCTGCTACGGATACAACGCCTTCTGGCGGCACTGCCTGGACGAGATAGCTCTGGACTGCGCCGGGTTCGAGGTCGAGACGCTGATGAACATCCGGGTGGTCAAGGCCGGGCTGCGGGTGCAGGAGATCCCCAGCCACGAGTACAACCGCATCCACGGCGTCAGCAATCTGCGGGCGGTGCGGGACGGGCTGCGGGTGCTGCGGGTGATCCTGAGCGAGCGGAGCTCCCGGCGGAACCGGGCGGCCCGGCCCGCGCTGATCACCGGGAACGTCCGGTGA
- a CDS encoding GNAT family N-acetyltransferase, producing MDVAVYRPGELTGADRSAWTALQSRARSLGTPQLANPFLSPEFALAVGHCRSGVRIAVLHEHGEPAAFLPFQRSALGTGRAVGLGVSDAQGLVHRPGFHWDARELLRACGLSVLEFDHLVAGQHPFETAAFSGHASPVIDVDQGFEAYLAGLRARSPKFTRTTLAKERKLGRDVGPLRYVHDERDPAALRTLMQWKSAQYRRTGRSDRFAHPWIVRLVQHLFHTRSASFAGLLSVLYSGERPVAAHFGLRSESVLACWFPAYDPRFAKFSPGLVLHLRMAQAAAAESLGYLDLGRGAKDYKESLKTRELLVSEGWVMRRHPVALGHRARRAPVRALRNAVLARPELFAPADRLLKRVGRIRSGGDA from the coding sequence ATGGACGTCGCGGTGTACCGCCCCGGCGAACTGACCGGGGCCGACCGGAGTGCCTGGACCGCCCTGCAGTCCCGGGCACGGTCCCTGGGGACGCCGCAGCTGGCGAACCCCTTCCTCTCCCCCGAGTTCGCGCTGGCCGTCGGCCACTGCCGGAGCGGCGTACGGATCGCGGTGCTCCACGAGCACGGCGAGCCGGCCGCGTTCCTGCCCTTCCAGCGCTCGGCGCTCGGGACCGGGCGGGCGGTCGGCCTGGGCGTCTCCGATGCGCAGGGGCTGGTGCACCGGCCCGGGTTCCATTGGGACGCCCGGGAGTTGCTGCGGGCCTGCGGGCTGTCGGTGCTGGAGTTCGATCACCTGGTGGCCGGTCAGCACCCCTTCGAGACGGCCGCGTTCAGTGGTCACGCCTCACCCGTCATCGATGTGGACCAGGGCTTCGAGGCCTATCTGGCAGGGCTGCGGGCCCGGTCGCCGAAGTTCACCCGCACCACTCTCGCCAAGGAACGCAAGCTCGGCCGGGACGTCGGGCCGCTGCGCTATGTCCACGACGAGCGGGACCCGGCGGCGCTGCGGACGCTCATGCAGTGGAAGTCGGCGCAGTACCGCAGGACGGGGCGCAGCGACCGCTTCGCGCACCCCTGGATCGTCCGGCTGGTGCAGCACCTGTTCCATACCCGCAGCGCTTCCTTCGCGGGGCTGCTGTCGGTGCTGTACTCGGGCGAGCGGCCGGTCGCGGCGCATTTCGGGCTGCGTTCGGAGTCCGTACTCGCCTGCTGGTTCCCGGCCTACGACCCCCGGTTCGCGAAGTTCTCCCCGGGACTGGTGCTGCATCTGCGGATGGCGCAGGCGGCGGCCGCGGAATCCCTCGGGTATCTCGACCTGGGGCGTGGCGCTAAGGACTACAAGGAATCCCTCAAGACCCGTGAACTGCTGGTGTCCGAGGGGTGGGTGATGCGGCGGCATCCGGTGGCGCTGGGGCATCGGGCGCGGCGCGCGCCGGTGCGTGCGCTGCGCAATGCGGTGCTCGCCAGACCGGAGCTGTTCGCGCCCGCCGACCGCCTGCTCAAGCGGGTGGGCCGAATCCGGTCGGGCGGTGACGCATAG
- a CDS encoding YoaK family protein: MEPPSGIALTVIMVCLTVATGVLDAVSFLSLGQVFTATQTGNLLFLGFGIAGQGGLPVLATVVSLGAFALGAALGARWESALAVRRRQWFPVALATEATLLAGAAAAAWEWGPVRGLPPGRRLVVVGLMAVAMGMRNVTAIRTAAPDFTTTVETRAMTALVSGSPLGHDKRLGYGSHVAGRRLVSVSAMFAGGLLGAGLLGLGTRPTLVILLVAVVIAATAFLVPGLTGRLGPSEE, encoded by the coding sequence GTGGAGCCGCCGAGCGGAATCGCCCTGACGGTGATCATGGTGTGTCTGACCGTGGCCACCGGAGTGCTCGACGCCGTCAGCTTTCTGTCGCTCGGTCAGGTCTTCACCGCCACCCAGACCGGCAATCTGCTCTTCCTCGGGTTCGGCATTGCCGGTCAGGGCGGTCTGCCGGTCCTGGCGACGGTGGTGTCGCTCGGCGCCTTCGCCCTGGGCGCGGCGCTCGGGGCGCGGTGGGAATCGGCGCTGGCCGTGCGGCGGCGCCAGTGGTTCCCGGTCGCGCTGGCGACGGAGGCGACGTTGCTGGCCGGGGCCGCGGCGGCCGCATGGGAGTGGGGGCCGGTCCGGGGCCTGCCGCCGGGGCGGCGCCTGGTGGTCGTCGGGCTGATGGCGGTGGCGATGGGCATGCGCAATGTCACCGCCATACGGACCGCCGCCCCCGACTTCACGACGACGGTGGAGACCCGGGCGATGACGGCCCTGGTCAGCGGCTCACCGCTGGGGCACGACAAGCGCCTTGGGTACGGCAGCCACGTCGCGGGCCGCCGGCTGGTCTCGGTCTCCGCGATGTTCGCCGGGGGCCTGCTCGGCGCCGGACTGCTCGGTCTGGGGACGCGTCCGACGCTGGTGATCCTGCTGGTGGCCGTGGTCATCGCGGCCACCGCCTTCCTCGTTCCCGGCCTCACCGGCCGCCTGGGCCCCTCCGAGGAATGA
- a CDS encoding polysaccharide deacetylase family protein has translation MSERPPVVPIVMYHAVTSAPAPAVRALSVPPEAFAAQVAVLADAGFTPLTTAALAAAWRSGGPLPAKPVLITFDDGYEGVYRHALPALARHGFPATLFVSTGWLPGPYDTGGALDTMLDWDQVRKLAAAGVEIGGHSHSHPQLDGLGDARLRHEVLRCKEIIAEQVGTPPESFAYPYGHSSRRVRRTVRALGFSQALAVGNALAARRQGPYALARLTVRRRTDTEEFARIIEGRGLVRAFAGDRVLTKGYAVVRRARQAVRLCTPGR, from the coding sequence ATGAGCGAACGGCCGCCTGTGGTGCCGATAGTGATGTACCACGCGGTGACCTCGGCTCCGGCGCCCGCCGTGCGGGCGCTGTCCGTGCCGCCCGAGGCCTTCGCCGCGCAGGTCGCGGTGCTGGCCGACGCCGGCTTCACCCCGCTGACCACCGCCGCGCTCGCGGCGGCCTGGCGGAGCGGCGGGCCGCTGCCGGCCAAGCCGGTGCTGATCACCTTCGACGACGGCTACGAAGGCGTGTACCGGCACGCGCTGCCCGCGCTCGCCCGGCACGGTTTCCCGGCCACTCTCTTCGTCTCGACCGGCTGGCTGCCCGGCCCGTACGACACCGGTGGCGCCCTGGACACCATGCTCGACTGGGACCAGGTGCGGAAGCTGGCCGCGGCGGGTGTGGAGATCGGCGGGCACAGCCACAGCCATCCGCAGCTCGACGGCCTCGGTGACGCGCGGCTGCGGCACGAGGTGCTGCGGTGCAAGGAGATCATCGCCGAGCAGGTCGGCACCCCACCGGAATCCTTCGCCTACCCCTACGGCCACTCCAGCCGGCGGGTACGGCGGACGGTGCGCGCGCTGGGATTCTCGCAGGCGCTCGCGGTGGGCAATGCGCTCGCGGCCCGCCGTCAGGGGCCGTACGCCCTGGCCCGGCTGACGGTGCGGCGCCGTACGGACACCGAGGAGTTCGCCCGGATCATCGAGGGCCGCGGGCTGGTCCGCGCCTTCGCCGGGGACCGGGTGCTCACCAAGGGGTACGCGGTGGTCCGCAGGGCGCGGCAGGCGGTCCGGCTGTGCACACCGGGCCGCTGA
- a CDS encoding DUF5925 domain-containing protein, which translates to MCADHVQPSAAEESLPLRLTMDDSDAPADVVDALFLGRFAKGEQPYSRSRSMDRVKSGLTLLPPGARVLRSAKDEDRSATLAEGDGFTLLVSRWNRGADVTVTAVTDELAEKVLGQAADGAQDEPEPQPENVPMGFWYFSPRRGPHRTSRQISAGTWEEIRPNYTAPVAEAMDRLMKVAPEEIAGRLLLLHGPPGTGKTSALRTLARSWRDWCQVDCVLDPERLFNDVGYLMDIAIGEDDSTGKGRWRLLLLEDCDELIRGEAKHAAGQALSRLLNLTDGLLGQGRNVLVGVTTNEDLERMHPAVIRPGRCLARIEVGPLTRPEAVRWLGTEQGIGREGASLAELYALRRGTRPATVPAQDSGADAGLYL; encoded by the coding sequence ATGTGTGCCGATCACGTCCAGCCGTCCGCCGCCGAGGAGTCCCTTCCGCTCCGGCTGACCATGGACGACAGCGATGCGCCCGCCGATGTCGTCGATGCGCTCTTCCTCGGGCGGTTCGCCAAGGGAGAGCAGCCGTACTCCCGCAGCCGGTCCATGGACCGGGTGAAGTCCGGACTGACGCTGCTGCCACCGGGCGCACGGGTCCTGCGCTCGGCGAAGGACGAGGACCGCAGCGCCACGCTCGCCGAGGGCGACGGTTTCACCCTGCTGGTCTCCCGCTGGAACCGCGGCGCCGATGTGACGGTCACCGCCGTCACCGACGAACTCGCCGAGAAGGTGCTGGGCCAGGCCGCCGACGGCGCGCAGGACGAGCCGGAGCCGCAGCCGGAGAACGTCCCGATGGGCTTTTGGTACTTCTCCCCGCGCCGCGGCCCGCACCGCACGTCCCGGCAGATCTCGGCGGGCACCTGGGAGGAGATCCGGCCCAACTACACCGCGCCGGTGGCCGAGGCCATGGACCGGCTGATGAAGGTGGCGCCCGAGGAGATCGCCGGCCGGCTGCTGTTGCTGCACGGCCCGCCCGGTACGGGCAAGACCTCCGCGCTGCGCACGCTCGCCCGCTCCTGGCGCGACTGGTGCCAGGTGGACTGCGTCCTGGACCCGGAGCGGCTGTTCAACGACGTCGGCTATCTGATGGACATCGCGATCGGCGAGGACGACAGCACCGGCAAGGGCCGCTGGCGGCTGCTGCTCCTGGAGGACTGCGACGAACTGATCCGCGGTGAGGCCAAGCACGCCGCGGGCCAGGCGCTGTCGCGGCTGCTCAATCTGACGGACGGCCTGCTGGGCCAGGGCCGTAACGTCCTGGTCGGGGTGACCACCAACGAGGATCTGGAGCGGATGCACCCGGCCGTGATCCGCCCCGGCCGCTGCCTGGCCCGGATCGAGGTCGGGCCGCTGACCCGCCCCGAAGCCGTGCGCTGGCTCGGCACGGAGCAGGGCATCGGCCGCGAGGGCGCCTCGCTCGCCGAGCTGTACGCCCTGCGGCGCGGCACCCGGCCCGCGACGGTCCCGGCCCAGGACTCGGGGGCCGATGCCGGGCTGTACCTCTGA
- a CDS encoding xylan 1,4-beta-xylosidase, whose product MRRHGGERQARGFAIAAGVAVLAILLVLCCLPGDEGGDGKRPARPRVAGPTVGWGFTHTQFSADDGTDAATARAARLLSAHPMPQNQHLMGWGADNPEPSPGRYDFADLDRRLALIRKTVGTPVLTLCCAPDWMKGGTAGHTDWSTLEKAPEPAHYADFAALAGKVAQRYPDVRHFVVWNEFKGFFDDATGRWNYEGYTRLYNLVYRAVKKVNSANQVGGPYLVMDSYVPGDDTYASPLKGPWGSIDRRTLDAFAYWNRHKAGADFLVVDGSSYSKDNRYAPDAFAATRKFADVGRWLRKESGLPLWWAEWYVEIPDGNDDRAGWSERRRTAVQATALIEMAAGGAGSGFYWNPETQGAHCPGCLWTSTARDDGGTELPMMDLLSRFSRAFPPGERPQDLDTGGTTVRGLADDRTALLVNTRDRRAVARVDGKDVTLAGYEVRWIGRT is encoded by the coding sequence GTGCGACGCCATGGTGGGGAACGTCAGGCCCGGGGATTCGCGATCGCGGCGGGGGTGGCGGTGCTGGCGATACTGCTGGTCCTGTGCTGCCTTCCGGGTGACGAGGGCGGGGACGGGAAGCGGCCCGCGCGCCCGCGCGTCGCGGGCCCCACGGTGGGCTGGGGGTTCACCCACACCCAGTTCAGCGCGGACGACGGCACCGACGCGGCCACCGCACGGGCCGCCCGGCTGCTGTCCGCCCACCCGATGCCGCAGAACCAGCACCTGATGGGCTGGGGTGCGGACAACCCCGAACCGAGTCCGGGCCGCTATGACTTCGCCGACCTGGACCGCCGGCTCGCGCTGATCCGGAAGACCGTCGGCACCCCCGTACTGACCCTGTGCTGCGCACCGGACTGGATGAAGGGCGGCACGGCGGGACACACCGACTGGAGCACCCTGGAAAAGGCGCCGGAACCGGCGCATTACGCGGACTTCGCCGCGCTCGCCGGAAAGGTTGCCCAGCGCTATCCGGACGTCCGGCACTTCGTCGTCTGGAACGAATTCAAGGGATTCTTCGACGACGCCACGGGCCGCTGGAATTACGAGGGTTATACCCGCCTGTACAACCTGGTCTACCGCGCGGTGAAGAAGGTGAACAGCGCCAATCAGGTCGGTGGCCCGTATCTGGTGATGGACAGTTACGTCCCGGGCGACGACACCTACGCCTCCCCCCTCAAGGGCCCCTGGGGCAGCATCGACCGGCGCACCCTCGACGCCTTCGCGTACTGGAACCGGCACAAGGCCGGCGCGGATTTCCTGGTCGTCGACGGCTCCAGCTACAGCAAGGACAACCGGTACGCCCCGGACGCGTTCGCCGCCACCCGCAAATTCGCCGACGTGGGACGGTGGCTGCGCAAGGAGAGCGGGCTGCCGCTGTGGTGGGCGGAGTGGTACGTCGAGATCCCGGACGGGAACGACGACCGGGCGGGCTGGAGCGAGCGCCGCCGCACCGCCGTACAGGCCACTGCGCTGATCGAGATGGCGGCCGGCGGCGCCGGCAGCGGGTTCTACTGGAACCCGGAGACCCAGGGAGCGCACTGCCCCGGATGCCTGTGGACCAGCACCGCACGGGACGACGGGGGGACGGAGCTGCCGATGATGGACCTGCTGTCCCGGTTCTCCCGCGCCTTTCCGCCGGGGGAGCGGCCGCAGGACCTGGACACCGGCGGTACGACGGTACGGGGGCTGGCCGATGACCGGACGGCGCTGCTGGTCAACACCAGGGACCGCCGCGCCGTGGCGAGAGTGGACGGCAAGGACGTCACCCTCGCCGGATACGAGGTGCGGTGGATCGGCCGCACCTGA
- a CDS encoding glycosyltransferase family 2 protein, which translates to MSAARPAAGPAPRISVVICVHTEDRWDDILAAVASVDGQSNPAHELVVVVDHHPALLARLREHFGGARAGASASCAPATPVRIMANSGPRGLSAGRNTGVAVAGGEVIAFLDDDAVAERDWLRHFAAAYADPAVMAVGGRTEPVWASGRRPAWFPEEFDWVVGCTYRGLPPGRVRVRNVLGGNASFRRVAFDLVGGFAVGIGRDAGRRPLGCEETELCIRISRSLPDAVLLIDDRSVIHHRVPAVRERFGYFRSRAYAEGLSKALVTRSVGARDGLSAERRYTTRVLPVGVLRGVRDALLGRPGGAGRAGSIVAGVTAAAAGYAWGTARARARAQARTRAQKRSWSRARGKPSGRRGVGRPAEGAAAGAAPEREGAEV; encoded by the coding sequence GTGAGCGCGGCGAGACCGGCGGCCGGCCCGGCACCACGGATCTCCGTCGTCATCTGCGTCCACACCGAGGACCGGTGGGACGACATCCTCGCCGCGGTGGCGTCGGTGGACGGCCAGTCGAATCCCGCCCATGAGCTGGTGGTGGTGGTGGACCACCACCCCGCGCTCCTGGCCCGGCTCAGGGAGCACTTCGGGGGCGCTCGCGCGGGCGCATCAGCATCTTGTGCGCCCGCAACTCCCGTGCGGATCATGGCCAATTCGGGACCCCGCGGGTTGTCCGCGGGGCGTAACACCGGTGTTGCCGTGGCCGGCGGCGAGGTCATCGCCTTCCTGGACGACGATGCGGTGGCCGAGCGGGACTGGCTGCGCCACTTCGCCGCGGCCTACGCCGACCCGGCGGTGATGGCGGTCGGCGGGCGCACCGAGCCGGTCTGGGCGTCCGGCCGCCGTCCCGCGTGGTTCCCCGAGGAGTTCGACTGGGTGGTGGGCTGTACGTACCGCGGTCTGCCGCCGGGCAGGGTGCGGGTGCGCAACGTCCTGGGCGGCAATGCCTCCTTCCGCAGGGTGGCGTTCGATCTCGTCGGCGGGTTCGCCGTCGGTATCGGCCGGGATGCCGGGCGGCGCCCGCTGGGCTGCGAGGAGACCGAGCTGTGCATCCGGATCAGCCGCTCGCTGCCGGACGCCGTGCTGCTGATCGACGACCGGTCGGTCATCCACCACCGGGTCCCGGCCGTGCGGGAGCGGTTCGGCTACTTCCGCAGCCGGGCGTATGCCGAGGGCCTGTCCAAGGCGCTGGTGACCCGCAGCGTCGGCGCACGGGACGGGCTGTCGGCCGAGCGGCGCTATACGACCCGGGTGCTGCCCGTAGGGGTGCTGCGCGGGGTGCGCGACGCGCTGCTGGGCCGGCCGGGCGGCGCCGGGCGGGCGGGCTCGATCGTGGCCGGCGTGACCGCCGCCGCGGCCGGCTATGCGTGGGGCACCGCACGGGCACGGGCACGGGCACAGGCACGGACACGGGCGCAGAAACGATCGTGGTCACGGGCACGCGGAAAGCCCTCGGGGAGACGGGGAGTTGGCCGGCCTGCGGAAGGTGCGGCCGCGGGGGCGGCACCGGAGCGCGAGGGGGCGGAGGTATGA